From Montipora foliosa isolate CH-2021 chromosome 6, ASM3666993v2, whole genome shotgun sequence, a single genomic window includes:
- the LOC138008186 gene encoding AP-4 complex subunit epsilon-1-like isoform X2, with amino-acid sequence MMPALLPQVLLLLQCKRDIVRKKAVMALHSLYMKNPSAVPDLRKHARKAISDKDPGVMSASLHLFYELIKADATECKDLVPAFVSLQKMIIEGKLTPEYDYHGVPSPWIQLKLLRMLGLLGADDQGASQKMYSVLGKTLANLNTNSLISYAVAYECTRTITSIYPDKGLIDKAARCVGVFLVAKTNDIKYIGINSLSSLIQGGSGFVMEAAYQRFVIDCLDDPDETLKRKTLDLLCHITNASNVETICEKLLSYLKSTTDVDVYFRTDLVDRITELAERYAPDNSWYILTMNEVFELGGPLAREAVSHNLLRLLAEGTDDEDADNEIRRFAVTTYMDLLEKPVLPDILVRVISWVLGEYSYTASEYEPEFILDELTNLLEGKFEDPSTKGWVLSAIGKLTSQMGQLLGNTRNVLEKYRNVVNVDLRQRCLEIHELSQNTYLMQSVLPMDGCCEDLEVDESLSFLDVFVSEALSNGASPYKPMSERRVEKKIKDTSDTRPTLNFVPYENPMKKHSILPSSQAAEKSEEKKERDKYLQNPKNEDKLKNKTKENPASTEKLFSGKAVWGPGGYAKDRALSGSVDSSNKSDSSSRSTGSEHAVGNTRSEVSSSSPVAHQDDARKQHLAAQLFSGVTDKPHAASRIGHFRRNRATKQSAKSNPSASGTPAIDDLHVLQCVTPSFTKEADLNLLQNLDSDQGAANQVKLTVPDENALISSLSSSSLLDNEKPIIKRSIDSYPLMSVPSRPEDHDNETGQERHLLDAEVGDELHYQELTGTTSASLPDDLAHFPHSPEAFELCSDSNLRVTVQKVWKPQELELVLYLTNQNQSNASISDVCSTLDPPSNLVALFNCSSENKLQNECIGHLDTARHQVVLKYQAPALHMNLGGKISYRDPNRTLKHLFFNHTITTSDIIRPLVISTEEFGLKWAEASFEKKQKLSSSVKNCQELSERAKDELKLYPVEIIGGKVILAGTVMQSGICLLHASCDSDSLELSVKSNNRLLNDAILKHCTAVFR; translated from the exons ATGATGCCTGCTTTGTTGCCACAAGTTTTGTTGCTACTGCAGTGTAAAAG GGATATTGTGCGCAAGAAGGCAGTCATGGCATTGCACAGTTTATACATGAAAAATCCATCAGCAGTTCCTGATCTTAGAAAACATGCAAGGAAGGCCATTAGTGATAAGGATCCTGGTGTGATGTCAGCATCCCTGCACCTTTTCTATGAACTCATTAAG GCAGATGCCACTGAATGCAAAGATCTAGTTCCAGCATTTGTCAGCCTGCAAAAAATGATAATAGAGGGTAAATTAACACCAGAGTATGATTATCACGGGGTTCCATCACCATGGATACAGCTCAAACTCCTGAGGATGCTGGGATTGCTTGGAGCAGATGATCAAGG AGCAAGCCAGAAGATGTATTCTGTACTCGGGAAGACTTTGGCAAATCTTAACACTAACTCCCTTATTAGCTATG CTGTGGCTTATGAATGCACACGGACCATAACCAGCATTTACCCTGACAAGGGTCTAATTGACAAAGCTGCAAGATGTGTCGGTGTATTCCTTGTGGCCAAAACAAATGACATTAAATATATTG GTATAAACTCATTGTCGTCCCTTATCCAAGGAGGCAGCGGTTTTGTAATGGAGGCTGCTTACCAACGGTTTGTTATTGACTGCTTGGATGATCCTGATGAAACCCTCAAGCGAAAG ACGCTTGATCTCCTGTGCCACATAACGAATGCTTCAAATGTGGAAACTATTTGCGAGAAGCTGTTATCATATCTCAAGTCTACAACAGATGTCGACGTGTACTTCAGAACAGATTTGGTTGATAGAATCACTGAGCTTGCTGAGAG ATATGCTCCCGACAACTCGTGGTATATCCTGACCATGAATGAAGTGTTTGAGCTCGGTGGGCCACTTGCCAGAGAAGCTGTGTCACATAACTTATTGCGACTTCTCGCGGAAG GAACTGACGATGAAGATGCAGACAACGAAATTCGTCGATTCGCTGTTACGACGTACATGGATCTACTTGAAAAACCAGTTTTACCGGACATTCTTGTCAGAGTTATTAGCTGG GTGTTAGGTGAATATTCTtacacagcttccgaatatgaGCCAGAGTTTATTCTTGACGAACTCACGAATTTGTTGGAGGGAAAGTTTGAAG ATCCAAGTACTAAGGGGTGGGTACTGAGTGCCATTGGAAAGCTGACGTCACAAATGGGACAGCTACTTGGTAACACAAGAAATGTATTGGAAAAATACAGGAATGTCGTGAATGTGGATCTCAGACAG CGCTGTTTGGAAATTCACGAACTTTCGCAAAACACATATCTCATGCAAAGTGTCCTTCCTATGGATGGTTGCTGTGAAGATCTGGAG GTTGACGAGTCATTGTCCTTCCTGGATGTATTTGTTTCTGAAGCGCTGTCAAATGGAGCATCGCCTTACAAACCGATGAGCGAGCGAAGAGTCGAGAAAAAGATCAAGG ATACCTCGGATACTAGACCGACTCTAAACTTTGTGCCTTACGAAAACCCAATGAAAAAGCACAGCATCCTTCCTTCATCGCAAGCAGCTGAAAAATCCGAAGAAAAGAAGGAACGTGACAAGTATCTTCAAAATCCAAAAAACGAGGATAAACTGAAAAACAAGACCAAAGAGAATCCCGCGTCCACTGAAAAGCTTTTTTCTGGGAAGGCTGTGTGGGGACCTGGTGGCTACGCGAAGGATCGCGCGCTTTCCGGATCTGTGGATTCCAGCAATAAATCGGACTCATCATCGCGTAGTACTGGGTCGGAGCATGCAGTTGGTAACACGCGTTCCGAG GTTAGTTCCAGTTCTCCTGTCGCGCATCAAGACGACGCCCGCAAACAACATTTGGCCGCTCAGCTGTTTAGTGGTGTCACAGACAAGCCACATGCGGCTTCAAGAATAGGACATTTTAGAAGGAACAGAGCGACAAAACAATCTGCAAAATCAAATCCTAGTGCTTCAGGGACACCAGCCATAGATGATTTACATGTTTTACAATGCGTAACACCCTCATTCACAAAGGAAGCTGATTTGAATTTACTACAAAATCTTGATAGTGACCAAGGTGCCGCTAATCAAGTTAAATTAACGGTGCCTGACGAGAATGCGTTAATATCATCGTTGAGCAGTAGTTCACTTCTAGACAATGAAAAGCCAATCATTAAAAGATCCATTGATTCTTACCCTCTGATGTCTGTACCCTCACGGCCTGAAGATCATGACAATGAAACAGGACAG GAAAGGCATTTGCTGGACGCCGAGGTGGGAGATGAGCTTCACTACCAAGAGCTCACGGGAACCACATCCGCCTCCCTTCCGGATGACTTGGCACATTTTCCGCATTCTCCAGAAGCTTTCGAGCTCTGTTCTGATAGCAACTTAAGAGTCACCGTACAAAAAGTCTGGAAACCTCAAGAACTCGAGCTTGTGCTTtatttgaccaatcagaatcaaTCAAACGCCTCTATTTCTGACGTCTGCAGTACGTTGGACCCACCGTCAAATCTCGTTGCTTTGTTTAATTGTTCATCCGAAAACAAGCTGCAAAATGAATGTATTGGACATCTTGATACG GCGAGACATcaagttgttttaaaatatcaagCTCCTGCACTTCACATGAACCTTGGTGGCAAGATTTCGTATAGAGATCCAAACCGAACTTTGaaacatttgtttttcaaccataCTATTACTACAAGCGACATCATACGGCCTCTAGTCATAAGCACGGAAGAATTTGGACTGAAATGGGCTGAAGCCTCCTTTGAAAAGAAGCAAAAGTTGTCCAGTTCAGTAAAGAATTGTCAAGAGCTTTCTGAAAGAGCTAAAGATGAGTTAAAACTCTACCCCGTGGAGATTATAG GTGGAAAAGTTATACTCGCTGGTACCGTAATGCAATCTGGTATATGCCTTTTGCACGCCAGTTGTGATAGTGATTCGTTGGAACTCTCAGTCAAGTCGAACAACAGGCTTCTTAATGACGCAATTCTAAAACATTGTACGGCAGTCTTCAGATGA